A genomic segment from bacterium HR17 encodes:
- the exsH_2 gene encoding Endo-1,3-1,4-beta-glycanase ExsH yields MQYGYFEMRAKFPSGVGVWPAFWLVSSYDRTNPNAGKDGSVEVDVIEY; encoded by the coding sequence TTGCAGTATGGCTACTTTGAGATGAGAGCAAAGTTCCCGAGTGGAGTTGGTGTCTGGCCGGCATTCTGGCTCGTTTCAAGTTACGACAGGACAAACCCAAATGCAGGCAAGGATGGTTCAGTGGAGGTTGATGTCATTGAATACTAA
- the exsH_1 gene encoding Endo-1,3-1,4-beta-glycanase ExsH, producing the protein MITTRENEVSEDFHNYGCLVTPEWIVMYFDGVEVWRVKTPPEHNKPLMILLNLALGGGWPIDKLQSPIYMYVDWVRAYAKRK; encoded by the coding sequence GTGATAACAACCCGAGAAAATGAGGTGTCCGAAGACTTTCACAATTACGGCTGCTTGGTCACACCTGAATGGATTGTCATGTATTTTGATGGGGTTGAAGTTTGGAGAGTGAAAACACCACCAGAGCACAACAAGCCGCTCATGATTTTGCTCAACTTGGCGCTCGGAGGAGGTTGGCCAATTGACAAACTCCAAAGCCCAATCTACATGTATGTTGATTGGGTGCGTGCATATGCGAAGCGAAAATGA